ATTACCGGCCGCCAGGGCGCATGGATGCAGGTGAAAACTACATCTGGCCAGAGCGGCTGGATCAAGCTGCTGAATGTGCGCACTTCGTCGGGCACGGCCAGTAGTGGCTCCACGCTGGGCACGCTGGCCAAGGTGATTACCACCGGTTCATCCGGCACGACCGTCACTACCGGGGTGAAGGGTCTGACCAGCTCGGAGGTGACTTCCACTCACCCCAATCCGCAGGAACTGAACAAGCTCAACGGTTACGCCGTCAGCAGCAGCAAGGCCGCGCAAGCCGCCCGCGCGGCGAATCTGACCAGCAAATCGGTACCGTATATTGACCCGACCACGGCAGCTACCACCGGCAATGCACCAGCACGCGGAGGTAACTGACATGCGCAGCCATATTCGTCGTTTCTTCGTCGTCGCCCCGCTGTGCGTCTGGTTTTTGGCACAGCCCGCTGCGGCACTGGATCTGAATAACCTTTTCAATCAGCTCAACAACAATCCCGACCTGGTCAACGCCATTGGCAGCACGGTCAAAAACCTGAGCGACGCCAACCGCACTATCGGCCCCAAAGAGGAACAGGAAATCGGCAACGGACTGGCCTCGAACATGCTCGGCGCCGCTCCGCTGGTGGCCGATGCCTCGCTGCAACGTTATGTGAACGATGTCGGCGTGTGGGTGGCCAGCCAGAGTGAGGCTGTGGGCGTGAACTGGCGCTTTGGGGTGATCGACACCAACACCATCAACAGCTTTGCCATGCCGGGCGGCATTGTGTTCATCACCAGGGGCTTGCTGGCACAGATGCACAGCGAAGCCGAACTGGCTTGCGTGCTGGGACACGAAACCACGCACGTGCTACGCCATCATCATGTGCGCGCCATTCAGTCTGGGGCTGGGAAAGATGCGCTGGGCAATGCCTTGCAAGGCGTGGTCGCCTACAAGGGCAATCAGCAAGCGCAGCAGATCGGTGCCAATCTGGCTTCCGGGTTTTCTGAAGTCTATGTGCGCGGGCTGGATAAAGACGACGAATTTGCCGCCGACATCACCGGCATGGTGTTGTGTGCCCGCGCCGGTTACAACCCCTACGCCCTGCCCGCCGTGCTGCAAACGCTGGACGCCTTGAACCCGCAAGACAGCAATCTGCAGTTGATGTTCAGCACCCACCCCAGCCCGCGCGCGCGGCTGGACAAGATTGATCAGGTGGTCGGTGACCGGCTGGAACCCTGGGCCAGCGGCACCGAGAACACCTTGCGGTTCAATGCGATTGCGGCAAAGTATGGCGTGAAGACAGCACCGTAGCCGCTGGTAGCCCGCTGGCATTGGGTCCAATCATGACGGCGGGTGGTCACCGTATGTCCTGTTTCCTCCAGGCACCGCACCGGCGCTGGCTATGCTTGAAGCCACCGCCGTCCCGCCACTTTGGGCCACCGGTTCCATTAGACGGCCAGCAAGGAGCTCAATTCATGTCGCAATCCACCTCTAATAACCGCCGCATCTTGCTGGCCTCGCGCCCGCATGGCTTACCGGTCCCTGCCAATTTTGATGTGGTCTCCAGCGCAATCCCGACACCGGCTACCAACGAAGTTTTGCTGCGCACGGTGTATCTGTCGCTCGACCCCTATATGCGCGGCCGGATGAGCGACGCGCCGTCGTACTCTCCACCGGTACAAATTGGCGAAGTGATGGTAGGCGGCGCAGTGAGTCGGGTAGTAACTTCAAGTCACCCTGACTTTGCACCCGGCGACTGGGTGCTGGGCTACACCGGCTGGCAGGATTACAGCGTGGCCAATGGTAAAGCGCTGGTGAAACTGGATGGCAAATTGCCGCCGTCGTGGGCCTTGGGCGTGTTGGGGATGCCCGGATTTACTGCCTACATGGGCTTGCTCGATATCGGCCAGCCCAAAGCGGGCGAGACCGTGGTGGTTGCAGCGGCCTCTGGCGCAGTCGGCTCAGTGGTCGGGCAGATTGCCAGGCTCAAAGGTTGTCGCATTGTCGGCATTGCCGGTGGCGCCGAAAAATGTCGCTATGTAGCCGAAGAACTGGGCTTTGACGCATGTATTGATCATCGTTCTTCCGATATGGCGCAGCAGCTGGCCGCCGCCTGCCCCAAAGGCATTGATGTTTATTTCGAGAACGTGGGCGGCGCGGTGCTGGATGCCGTGTTGCCGCTGCTCAATACCGGCGCTCGCGTGCCAGTGTGCGGCTTGATCGCCAACTACAACGCTACCAACCTGCCCGATGGCCCGGATCGTCTGGGTCTGTTGATGGGCACTATTCTGAAGAAACGCATGAAGATGCAGGGTTTCATCATTTTTGATGATTACGGCCATCGCATCGGCGAATTCCAGCAGCAAATGGGCGCGTGGCTGCAGGAAGGCAAAATCAAATATCGCGAAGACGTGGTCGACGGACTGGAAAATGCGCCGCAGGCATTTATCGGGCTACTGCAGGGCAAGAACAACGGCAAGCTGGTGATTCGCGTCGGCGCAGACTAACGCTTAAGCCAGACTTATCCTGCAGCCATCACCTTGGTTCTGCACGGTAGTCCTAAGCCGGGTCGCCTTAAAAGCCACCCGGTTTCATTTGCATGGCCAAGTTCAAAGTGTCTCATCAGTCCTCGCCACGGCGAGTCTCAGGCGCTTTCGCTGAGATTGAGCACAATCAGGCTGGCAATCGCCAGACCTAGCCCCAGCAATTTGACCGAGGACACGGATTCGCCAAACCAGGTAATCCCCACCACCGCCGTCAACGCGGTGCAGGCGCCAGCCCACACGGCATAAGCGAGGCCAATTTCCAGTTGTTTGGTGGAAAGCGCCATCAGCCAGATCGCGCTGAGGTAGCAGGCAATGGTGATTGCCGTGGGCAGCGGGCGGGAAAAGCCAGCGGAAAACTTGAGCCCAACGGTGCCTATCACTTCGGCAAAGATGCTGAGCCCCAGAAAAATCCAGGCAGGTTTGATAGCAGGCATGCAGATCCTCACAACCCAATGTTTATACCGAACATTGAGAGCAGGAGAGCAGCGGTACCCAGACGGCATAACGGTATGTCATCCAGACCGGGAACACAAGTTGAGGCAGATGCGCACACCCAAGCGACCAGGCCTGTAGCATCGACCCTGGCCCGTCATCGCCAAAACCTTACACAAACTCAATCCTTGTAAGCACAGATTCATGGCTGAAAACCGCCACGGTTTCTGAAACAACAACATGCCAAGGTAGCATGCACGTCCCCTGCCGACGGCCGATTATTAAAATCAGCGCAACAACGTGGAAAATGCAAATAGACGCAATCAAAGTCCGCTTCTTCAAGACCAAGTGGGCCTTGTCTTTTTGCCGCGAACCTGATGCCAGCAATGCTAATTTTCACAACCCTGCTGCGTTATCTGCATGAAACCTGGCAATGGAACAACACGAGAATGAGGTCGTTGAAACCAGAAAACCAATTCAAATACAAATCTGACTTTTAAAAAAAAGATGTATTGCCGATTAAGAAAACATCCAGCGAAGGGCTATTTTCAGCCAGCTTTGCTTTTGGTTCTTCATAAAAAAAGCAGTTGTACAAAATAATAACCGGCCCTCAAATTGTCTGAAAACGAATCGCAGCCTTGATTCTGGATTGTTGCAGATGAAACCCTAAGTTTCTTATAAGTAAAGTGAAACGAAATTAACATGTAAGCAAAATAGTATTTTTCGCTTTTCACCCTGAGCGAATTACATGAAACTTCTTCACTTCACCTGGGTACCTGTGCTGGCCGCCCTGCTTGCTGGCTGCGGCGGTTCTTCTGACAGTTCGAGCACTCCCACTCCGACGCCTACACCGGCCCCGACGCCAGCGCCGGTTGCGGTCGGCCCGACTGCGAAGCGAGTCTTGCTGATCAGCATCGACGGCATGCATCAACAAGATCTGAGCGTTTGCGTGGCCAACGGCGGTTGCCCCAATCTGGCGACGCTGGCGCAAACCGGCGTGACGTATACCGGTGCCACCACGCCGGGCTTGTCGGATTCTTTCCCCGGTCTGGCCGCGCAACTCACTGGCGGTTCGCCCAAGACCGCAGGCTTGTTCTACGACGTGTCTTATGACCGCACGCTGTACGCGCCAGGCGACGCCACCTGTACCGGCGCTCAAGGCTGGAACGTGGTGTTTGATGAGACGACAGGTGTTGATGCGTTGAATGGCGGCGCACTGGTGCACATTGATGGCGGTGGCTCGTTCAACCCGCAGGCGATCCCGCATCAGAAGCTCAATGGCGTATGCGTGCCGGTTTATCCGCATAACTACATCAAGACCAACACCATTTTTGAAGTGGTCAAAGCCAATCTGGCTGGCTCGCGTACGGCATGGGCAGACAAGCATGCCTGGGGTTATGACTGGGTGAATGGTCCTTCCGGCAAGGGTGTGGATGATCTGGCCCGCACGGAGATCAACTCTACCGATGCCGCTACCGGCACGGATTACACCGACGTCTATACCCACACCGAAACCTTCGACAATCTGCACGTGCAGGCCATCATCAACCAGATTGACGGGAAAGACTCCACCGGCGCTGCAGCCAGCGTGCCGACGCTGTTCGGCACCAATTTCCAGACTTTGAGCGTGGCACAGAAAGCAACGCGGGCCAGCGGCGGCGGTTATACCGACGCGGTCTTCACCCCGGGCCCGCAAGTCAGCGCAGCCATCAAGTATGTGGATGCCGCGCTGGGCAAGATGGTGGCAGAACTCAAGGCGCAGAACCTGTATTCATCGACCTTGATTGTAGTGTCCGCCAAGCATGGCCAGTCGCCTTCCGATCATTCCTTGCTGATCAAGAATGGCGATACGTTGAGCGCCTTGCTCCAGGCAAACAATTATCTGGATTCGACCGGGCACTTTGGCCAGAACGCCACCACCAGCGGCAGCCTGAATGATGGCACCGGCTTGTCCGGCACTGGCATGGTACAAGACGATGATGTCGGCCTGATCTGGCTGCATGACCAGTCACAACTGCCCGCCGTGCTGGCTACCTTGCAGGCCAATAACGGTTGTACCGGCACCGGCATCTGCGCCAACAACGCCCAGGCTTATATCTTGTCGGGCTCGCAACTGGCGGCAAAATTTGGCGACCCGGCACAAGGTCGTACGCCAGATATCATCGTGCAACCTAATCCGGGCGTCATTTACACCAGCAGCACCAAGAAAGATGCCGAACACGGTGGCAACGCGCCAGACGACAGCCACGTAGCGCTGCTGGTTTCCTACCCGACATTGACCGGGCAGACCAACACCACGGCGGTTGGGACCACGCAGATTGCCCCGACCATCCTCAAGGCACTGGGCCTGGCACCGACCTTGCTGAACGCGGTGCAGGTGGAAGGCACTGCGGTACTGCCAGCGTTGGGATATTGATTCACCCAATCGACAAAACGCACGTAGCAAACTGGTAAAAGAAAACGGCCCGCTGGGCCGTTTTTTTCATATGGATGTACGGATATCCCGCTTGGGCCTTTGCCGCTGCTAGTTGGCAGAGTCTGGTGCGGCAAGCACATCCAGCGCGGGAAACGTCACCCGTACCCGCAGGCCACGCTGCCGGTTTTCATCTACGTATGCCAGTGCGATATGGGCGCCGATACGTTCGGTAATGACCTTGACGATGGATAGACCCAGCCCCGCGCCGGTTTCGTCATTGCCCAGCACGCGATAAAACGGATCAAACACCCGCGCCAGTTCTGTGGCAGAAATTCCGGGACCGGTATCGTCAACCTGCAACACGACCTGCTCGCCGTGCGCTTCCACCGCAAGGTCTATTCGCCCGCCAGCGGGGGTGTAACGAATCGCATTATCCAGCAGATTTTTGACCAGCACTTTCAGGTCGGCCTCCTGGGCACGGATCAGCGCGTCCTTGCCATCGACCACGCCGATATCAAGCTGCTTGGCTTCGGCCAGTGGCAGCAGGTCTTCCAGCACCAGCCGAAAAATATGCTGGATCGACACCGTATTGGGTACGTCGCCAGCCGTGCCTTGCATTCGCGCCAGGGTCAGCAGTTGGTCGATCAGGATGCGGGCGCGTTCGATGCCACCGCGCAAGGCAGTCAGGCGCTCTTGCGCCTGGGGCGACATTGGGGCCGTACTCAGCCGTTCGGCCTGTAACGACAGCGCGGTGAGCGGCGAGCGCAATTCATGCGCGGCGTCCGCCACAAAGCGCCGCTGGCCTTCCATTGATTGAGCCACCCGCCCCAGCAAGCGGTTGATGGCCACCACAAACGGGCGGATTTCGCTGGGCAAGGTATGCGGTGCGATCGGGTGCAGTTCTTGCTCACCGCGCTGGTCAATTTCCTGCGAGAGTTCGGCAATCAGCCTGAACATCTTGCGCACCAGATCGGCCACCACCAGCAACAACACTGGCACCAGAATCAGAAACGGCAACAAAGTGCGCAAGGCGCTATCACGGGCGATTTCGTCCCGGACGACCGTTTCTTGCGACACCGCAATGCGCGCACCACCGCGCACGGTTTTGATCAGCACTCGATAAGTATCGTCGCCGGTGACCAGTGTTTGCATTCCGTCTTTCAAACTGGCCGACAGCGCCGGTGTTGATCTGTCGTCATCGCCGGGCGTATTGGCGTCAACCGGAACACGCTGCACCACGACTCTGACATCTTCCTCTCGGTCGGAGAGTTTGCGCGGGTTGCCTACTGGTGGGAGCGGCAAGTGATGCTCGTCAAACAACAAGGCGACCTGACGCAGCGTCTCATCCTGCAGTTCGTGCGCTTCATCCTGGGCTGTAAAAAAAGAAAACGCGCCAGCAATGATGGCGACGCCCAGGATGACCACTGCCAACCACAGCGACAACCGCAGTTGCAGCGAGTCTTTTATTCGCTCTTTGAAACCATCCATCCCACGCCCCTTATATTTTTGATGGCTTCGTTGCCCAGTTTTTTGCGTAGTGAGTGGATCAGAAACTCAACCACGTTGCTTTCGACTTCTTCGCCCCAGCCATAAATGCGGTCTTCCAGCGCGGACCGCGACAAAATCGCACCGGGACGGCTCATCAAGGCTTGCAGCAATGAAAACTCGCGGCTGGACAAGCGCTGCGGCGCGCCATCCTTGAAGGTGGCTTCACGGGTGGTTGGGTCCAGTTCCAGAATGCCATTGCTCATGACCGGCATGACATGGCCATTTTTGCGCCTCAGTACGGCGCGGATGCGGGCCAGCAATTCGGCCATCTCAAATGGCTTGAGCACGTAGTCGTCAGCACCGCTATCCAGCCCGGCCAACCGGTCAGCCAGCGCGTCACGCGCAGTAATGATCAATATCGGCACCGGGTTATCACTGCTGCGGATGCTGCGCAGTACGCTCAGGCCATCTTTGCCCGGCAAGCCCAGATCAAGCAGCACGACGTCGTAATACTGACAGGCGAGCGTATCCATGGCGTTTTGCCCGTTACGCACCCAATCTACCGCGCAGGATGCGTCACGCAGCGCGGCCTGGATTACCTCGCCGATCATGGCGTCATCTTCGACCAGCAATACCCTCATAACGACCTCACCGACTTGATAACGAGCGCTTCCGCGTGCTGAGCCAAAGCGCTATGCAAGAATCCACAGGGCAATTCATCAAACTTGTTTATACACAGCCTGCCCTGCCTGCATGGCGCGCAACCGCTTACTCCAGCCATTGCGATCCAGTCAGATGCTTGCGGGTAGCGCTGAGATATCCCACCAGGCCAATAGTGGTCAGCAAGAATAACCCGCTGGTGACCAGCTTGCCCAAGCCCAGACCACCGTCATGGACCGGCTGGGCCAACCAGTCGCTACAGGCATTTCCAAAGGAGCAAGTCAGCACGCAGGCGGCCCAGAAACAACTGGTGGCGCTGAACTCCAGCAGGTAATGGCCCACTGCAACCAGCCCGAGCGCGACACCCAGTAACAGAACCGTGAAGGCATAACCGGGATGCAGATTTTCTGCCACCCAGTCGCCAGCGATTGTTCCCAGCGCAAAGGTGAACAGGATGGCTAGCCAGTAAAACAACTCACGTTTGCGGGTGACTATCGAGCGAAAGGACACCGAACTTTCTTCGGCATGCCACACAGCCAAAGTAATCCATAACATCACGCAGAACAAACCAGTGGCATAGGTCAGCGGCACACTCAGTTGGTCAATCAGGCTGTCGCTGAGCAACGCACCGGCCATGCCAACCAGCAACATGCAGCACCAGTACAGCCACGGCGTGAACTGACGGCTGCGCACCTGCGCTGGCAATATCGCCATCAGCAAGATCCCAAGGACCATGCAATAACCCGTCAGACCTGATCGCGGATCGGCATTGAGCAAATCCGCTGCCGACTTGCCGACGGTGGTCGACATCATTTTGATCAACCAGAACAGCATCGTCACGTCCGGCACTTTGACCGGCCTTGCGGGAGCAGGTATTTCGGTGGCGAAATCGATCACCATAAACTCCTGCCCACCAAAGTCACCACACTGTGGTCGTAGCGGGTCATTTTGGTATCCAGCCACGTCTGATGAGTGGTTGCCCGACAAAGCGGTAACATTGTTCCACCCATTGAAACAGCCAGCTCATCAAGCGTTGTGGCTGGCGGCATAGCGCGGCAGTGAGGGCTGCGACAATGGCAGCACCCAGCATATCCAGCGAGAAATGCACGCCCAGATAAATACGCGCCCACGCCACTGGTAAACCCGTTAACGCCAGTGCGACGCCGATTCGGCGCAGGTGTGGATGCAAAGCCAGGCTGAATGCCACGGCCCAAAGCAGCGTGAGGTGATCACTGGGGAAAGATGAGTCAGCCACGTGCTGGATCAAGGTATGCCCCACACCGATCATGAACGGGCGCGGGTGCTGCCAGACCAGGCCAATCAACTGGTTCAGACCCAGCGCAAGCAGACCGGCAGTGGCGGCCTCTGTGGCAAAACGGCGGGTGGACGGGCTGCCACGCAACCAGCAGATCACCAGCAGCAACGGCACCAGCCAGATCAAATAATCAGCCAGCACCGTCGCGCACAGCACGGTCCCGGCGGCGGGGTGAGCAGGCGCATTCATCCACAAAAACAGCGCTTGATTGAGTTCTTCCAATTTCCAGCTCCGTAAACCAGGCAAAGCCTGCTGCCAGCCCAAAGGGGTGGCCGTGGCGCAAACACAAGCTGCGCACAATTTTGAAAGCTGGAATGTACCTGGGCTGACTTAGCCAGGACTGAGGTCGGCGCTAAGGCTGTTCTAAGTATCAAAGAACATGCTAATGAAGCGCGCAATTGCGCTTGAAACGGGGTGAGGAAGTTTGCGTACCAGCTTTGCAGGCTCGGTCCGGGGGGTCCGGGCAAGCGTGAAGGCGCGGTTACACCAAGTGAATCACTCTGCCTTCTTTGCAGTTCGATCTGCAGTAACGTCAGGACGCAATGCTGCGCCTGGCAACACACACAGGGAGTTTTGCCATGTCAGTTGGCGCCGTAGCATCCAGTTCGCTCAATGTTTCCATCAAATCGCCGGTCGCTTCGGCATCCAGCAGCAACACTGCATCTTCGGCCACTCAAGAAGCGAAAGAAACCGCAGCACAAACGGCACAAGAAGCCCGCGGTGGTGACCACCAAGCGCAACGGCTGGAACAAAAACGCGCCCAGGCGGCGGCCAATCAACCCGGTGCCACCCCGGCTGCATCCAGCCAAAGTTCGGTATTGACCAGCACTTCGGGCAATCTGATCAACGTAAAAGCTTGAAAACGCCAGGGTCAGTCGTCGATGCTGGCCAGCGCGGGACCAGCATTGGCGATTGTTTTATGGCTAACGCCCAAGCACCAGAACGCGGAAAGTCCCCTCTTGCGCCACCGGACGGGCGCCAGGTCCGCCAGCTGATGCTGCCGGGTCTTGTGGCTTGAAACTGGCAGTAGGCAAATATAGTTTGTGCAGCAGTGTGTCTGCCGCAATGGTACGAGCGCCAGGCGCTGTCTTGATGATTGCCACAGTCGCAAACTGGTTGGGCGCGGTTTGTGCCACCACGCTGACCGTGCCATCGCGACCATTGGCGCTTATGGCGTAGCCATCCAGTAACGCTACCCCATCCGCGCCACGACCAATCGGTGCTTGCCCCAGCACCTTGCCAGTCACCGGATCGCTAATCACCATCACGCCATTGCCGCATACCGAATACAGGTGTCCGCTGGTTTCATCACGCGCCAGACCGGTTGGACTGTCGCAGGGGCTAATCGAGTAGCGCTGCACCAGCGCGCCTTTGCGTATATCCAGCACGGCGACTTCATTGGTGTCTTCGATATTGAAAAACACCAGTCCGTAATTGTTGGTTTGCGCGAATTCCGGCTTGCCCCCGACGGCAATTGCGGGCTGCACCAGCTCCCCGGTTTTGGCATTCACAATGCTGATATCTTGCGATTTGCCATTGAAGGTCACCACGCGCTGGGTCGCGGCGTCATACACGATGGCATCCGGATTACTTCCCACCTTGATCCGCCGTCCGGGTTGCAGGGTTTCCAGTGCAAACTCGCCAATCTCGTTGTCGGCACCATTGCTGGTAAAGCCCAATCCCAGATCATGCGCGATAGCGATGCCGTGCACGCCATGGGTAGCCGCGATCACGCCCTGGAGCTTGCCGGTACGGGTATCGATCGCATCGGTCTGAGTGCCGTTCGCCACAAACAGGCGCTGGCTGGCGGCATCATATTGCAGGTAATCCCACCTGACCGGCCCATCAATGGCAATCTGCGCGGTGACTTTATAGTCAGGCGCGGCCAGCGCCACGGCGGTGGCCAACAGCATGCTCAGCAACAATCCCGTTTTCATTCCCGACAGTCTCCTGGTGTAATGACGAAACACACACTCTTGGCTCGGTGCGTAATGCGCGCAGCATAACAGGCGTAGCCCGACATCGACGGATGCGCCATTCATCGCCTCAACCCCCATTCAGCGCTTTCATTCAGACAGGCTTATATGCAGTATGCATACATGCAGTTTGCATATGAGGTGTGTCATGGCTCTGCCCGTTGAAAACTTGCTGGGTGTGCTCGCCTTGCATGTCATGGATGAAATCCACGATCAGCCCATGCCTGCCGCACTAAGCGGGCTGACCACGCGGGCGGCGCTAAATGCAATTCATATCTATCCAGGCTGTTCAATTGAAACCCTGCGCGAGGTGCTGGACTTGTGTCACCCTGCGGCGGTGCGGGCGGTAGCCGGATTGGTTACCGCCGGCCTGGTCAGCAAAGACCCCGGGCGTGACAAACGCACTGTGGCGCTCAACCTGACCGAGGGCGGCTTGCTTGAACTGGAGCGAGTCATGGCGGCGCGTGATGCCATGCTGCAACGCGTGGTCGGACGCCTGGATAACTCCGAGCAAATCCAGCTGGAAGCATTGCTGATCAAAATGCTGTGGCACGAAACCCGCGACAGCCCGCACTCCATGCGCCTGTGCCGGTTATGCGACGATGGCCCTTGTCTGGAGGCAGGCTGCCCGGTGGAAAATCGCGCCACTGGCTTGCCCATGCCGATTCATCAGGTGACAACGTGACCGCCTCTTCCCGACTTCCGTGGCACACCATCAGTGCGCTAACGCTGGTGTCTTCATTTGCGCAGATCGGCCAGTTCGGCTTTGGCTTTATGGTGTTGCCACTGTGGCTGGCTCAGCATGGGCTGGATGCACCCCGCGCCGGTCTGTTCGCCGCCATGCAATGGACCGGCATGCTGGTCGGGCTGATAGGCACGCCTGGTCTGGCCGCACGCTTTGGAGCCCGTTTGGCGGTTGGCGCGGGTTTGCTGATCAGTGTTGCGGGCTTCGCCATCATGCCTTGGGCGCAATGGCCATTATGGTTACTGGCCGCGTTTTTGATTGGTGCGGGCTTGGGCGTGCGCTGGATTGCCAATGAATCCTGGCTGTATCGCCTGGTGCCGTCCGCCTACAGTGGCCGCGTGGTTGGTACGCACGAAACCCTGATTGCGCTGGCCGAAATCATCGCGCCGTCGTTTGCCGTGTGGCTGGGTATCGCGGGCGATATGCCGTTTATTGCGGGTGGGCTGTTTACCTTGAGCGCGGTCATTCCATTACTGTTTGCCCGGGGCGACAGCCACGACCCGGCACATCATGCGCACTCACCCGCACCGGCCACCAGCGCCAGCCGCTTTAGTCCGGTGATCAAACTGGGCATGGCCACCGCCGTGGTCGGTGGGCTATGCGCGGGTGCGTTCTATGGTTTGTTCCCGTTGTTTACCAGTGGCCGTGGAATATCCAGTACCGATTCGGCGAGTCTGCTGGCGTTGTTTGGCTTGGGCGCAGCCTTGTGCCAGATGCCCATAGGCTGGCTGGCCGATCGCATCGGGCTGGCCGGAACCGTGTTGATCAGCAGCGTGGCTGCCGTGGTCTCCAGCCTGTTGCTACTACTCAGTTGGTCGCCCGCACTGGCAGCTGGTGCCTTTTTGCTGG
This genomic interval from Silvimonas soli contains the following:
- a CDS encoding SH3 domain-containing protein gives rise to the protein MKTPVNRYRSILSVLLLCTAALVHAESGTLIRQSDLKQKPFLDAATVTRVSVGSSVTITGRQGAWMQVKTTSGQSGWIKLLNVRTSSGTASSGSTLGTLAKVITTGSSGTTVTTGVKGLTSSEVTSTHPNPQELNKLNGYAVSSSKAAQAARAANLTSKSVPYIDPTTAATTGNAPARGGN
- a CDS encoding M48 family metalloprotease; translation: MRSHIRRFFVVAPLCVWFLAQPAAALDLNNLFNQLNNNPDLVNAIGSTVKNLSDANRTIGPKEEQEIGNGLASNMLGAAPLVADASLQRYVNDVGVWVASQSEAVGVNWRFGVIDTNTINSFAMPGGIVFITRGLLAQMHSEAELACVLGHETTHVLRHHHVRAIQSGAGKDALGNALQGVVAYKGNQQAQQIGANLASGFSEVYVRGLDKDDEFAADITGMVLCARAGYNPYALPAVLQTLDALNPQDSNLQLMFSTHPSPRARLDKIDQVVGDRLEPWASGTENTLRFNAIAAKYGVKTAP
- a CDS encoding NADP-dependent oxidoreductase, yielding MSQSTSNNRRILLASRPHGLPVPANFDVVSSAIPTPATNEVLLRTVYLSLDPYMRGRMSDAPSYSPPVQIGEVMVGGAVSRVVTSSHPDFAPGDWVLGYTGWQDYSVANGKALVKLDGKLPPSWALGVLGMPGFTAYMGLLDIGQPKAGETVVVAAASGAVGSVVGQIARLKGCRIVGIAGGAEKCRYVAEELGFDACIDHRSSDMAQQLAAACPKGIDVYFENVGGAVLDAVLPLLNTGARVPVCGLIANYNATNLPDGPDRLGLLMGTILKKRMKMQGFIIFDDYGHRIGEFQQQMGAWLQEGKIKYREDVVDGLENAPQAFIGLLQGKNNGKLVIRVGAD
- a CDS encoding DMT family transporter; protein product: MPAIKPAWIFLGLSIFAEVIGTVGLKFSAGFSRPLPTAITIACYLSAIWLMALSTKQLEIGLAYAVWAGACTALTAVVGITWFGESVSSVKLLGLGLAIASLIVLNLSESA
- a CDS encoding alkaline phosphatase family protein, which codes for MKLLHFTWVPVLAALLAGCGGSSDSSSTPTPTPTPAPTPAPVAVGPTAKRVLLISIDGMHQQDLSVCVANGGCPNLATLAQTGVTYTGATTPGLSDSFPGLAAQLTGGSPKTAGLFYDVSYDRTLYAPGDATCTGAQGWNVVFDETTGVDALNGGALVHIDGGGSFNPQAIPHQKLNGVCVPVYPHNYIKTNTIFEVVKANLAGSRTAWADKHAWGYDWVNGPSGKGVDDLARTEINSTDAATGTDYTDVYTHTETFDNLHVQAIINQIDGKDSTGAAASVPTLFGTNFQTLSVAQKATRASGGGYTDAVFTPGPQVSAAIKYVDAALGKMVAELKAQNLYSSTLIVVSAKHGQSPSDHSLLIKNGDTLSALLQANNYLDSTGHFGQNATTSGSLNDGTGLSGTGMVQDDDVGLIWLHDQSQLPAVLATLQANNGCTGTGICANNAQAYILSGSQLAAKFGDPAQGRTPDIIVQPNPGVIYTSSTKKDAEHGGNAPDDSHVALLVSYPTLTGQTNTTAVGTTQIAPTILKALGLAPTLLNAVQVEGTAVLPALGY
- a CDS encoding ATP-binding protein encodes the protein MDGFKERIKDSLQLRLSLWLAVVILGVAIIAGAFSFFTAQDEAHELQDETLRQVALLFDEHHLPLPPVGNPRKLSDREEDVRVVVQRVPVDANTPGDDDRSTPALSASLKDGMQTLVTGDDTYRVLIKTVRGGARIAVSQETVVRDEIARDSALRTLLPFLILVPVLLLVVADLVRKMFRLIAELSQEIDQRGEQELHPIAPHTLPSEIRPFVVAINRLLGRVAQSMEGQRRFVADAAHELRSPLTALSLQAERLSTAPMSPQAQERLTALRGGIERARILIDQLLTLARMQGTAGDVPNTVSIQHIFRLVLEDLLPLAEAKQLDIGVVDGKDALIRAQEADLKVLVKNLLDNAIRYTPAGGRIDLAVEAHGEQVVLQVDDTGPGISATELARVFDPFYRVLGNDETGAGLGLSIVKVITERIGAHIALAYVDENRQRGLRVRVTFPALDVLAAPDSAN
- a CDS encoding response regulator transcription factor translates to MRVLLVEDDAMIGEVIQAALRDASCAVDWVRNGQNAMDTLACQYYDVVLLDLGLPGKDGLSVLRSIRSSDNPVPILIITARDALADRLAGLDSGADDYVLKPFEMAELLARIRAVLRRKNGHVMPVMSNGILELDPTTREATFKDGAPQRLSSREFSLLQALMSRPGAILSRSALEDRIYGWGEEVESNVVEFLIHSLRKKLGNEAIKNIRGVGWMVSKSE
- a CDS encoding undecaprenyl-diphosphatase, whose protein sequence is MEELNQALFLWMNAPAHPAAGTVLCATVLADYLIWLVPLLLVICWLRGSPSTRRFATEAATAGLLALGLNQLIGLVWQHPRPFMIGVGHTLIQHVADSSFPSDHLTLLWAVAFSLALHPHLRRIGVALALTGLPVAWARIYLGVHFSLDMLGAAIVAALTAALCRQPQRLMSWLFQWVEQCYRFVGQPLIRRGWIPK
- a CDS encoding MarR family winged helix-turn-helix transcriptional regulator, producing MALPVENLLGVLALHVMDEIHDQPMPAALSGLTTRAALNAIHIYPGCSIETLREVLDLCHPAAVRAVAGLVTAGLVSKDPGRDKRTVALNLTEGGLLELERVMAARDAMLQRVVGRLDNSEQIQLEALLIKMLWHETRDSPHSMRLCRLCDDGPCLEAGCPVENRATGLPMPIHQVTT
- a CDS encoding MFS transporter → MTASSRLPWHTISALTLVSSFAQIGQFGFGFMVLPLWLAQHGLDAPRAGLFAAMQWTGMLVGLIGTPGLAARFGARLAVGAGLLISVAGFAIMPWAQWPLWLLAAFLIGAGLGVRWIANESWLYRLVPSAYSGRVVGTHETLIALAEIIAPSFAVWLGIAGDMPFIAGGLFTLSAVIPLLFARGDSHDPAHHAHSPAPATSASRFSPVIKLGMATAVVGGLCAGAFYGLFPLFTSGRGISSTDSASLLALFGLGAALCQMPIGWLADRIGLAGTVLISSVAAVVSSLLLLLSWSPALAAGAFLLGGVTAAFLTLAVYAAASSPVSAMGRNMRLITVTYTGSSILGPLGAGTGMNLWGGDALLWQEIGLVLLLGAVALAMLRVARTAASQI